Proteins co-encoded in one Afipia sp. P52-10 genomic window:
- a CDS encoding superoxide dismutase, protein MTFTLPNLPYAYEALQPYMSKETLEYHHDKHHQAYVTNGNNLLKGTEFEGKSLEEIVKGSFGKNAALFNNAGQHYNHLHFWNWMKPNGGGDKLPGKLAKKIDEDLGGFAKFKEDFIAAGVGQFGSGWCWLAVKNGKLEISKTANGESPLVHGATPILGCDVWEHSYYIDYRNRRPDYLKAFVENLVNWEYVEGLFSKAA, encoded by the coding sequence ATGACCTTCACGCTTCCGAATTTGCCCTACGCTTATGAAGCGCTCCAGCCCTATATGTCGAAGGAAACGCTGGAATATCACCACGACAAGCATCACCAGGCCTATGTCACCAATGGCAACAACCTGCTGAAAGGCACGGAATTCGAGGGCAAGTCGCTGGAGGAAATCGTCAAGGGCTCGTTCGGCAAGAACGCCGCGCTCTTCAACAATGCTGGCCAGCACTACAACCACCTGCATTTCTGGAACTGGATGAAGCCGAATGGCGGCGGCGACAAGCTGCCGGGCAAGCTCGCCAAGAAGATCGACGAGGATCTCGGCGGCTTTGCCAAGTTCAAGGAAGACTTCATCGCCGCAGGCGTCGGTCAGTTCGGCTCGGGCTGGTGCTGGCTCGCCGTGAAGAACGGCAAGCTCGAAATCTCCAAGACCGCGAACGGCGAGAGCCCGCTGGTGCATGGCGCGACGCCGATCCTTGGCTGCGACGTGTGGGAGCACTCCTACTACATCGACTATCGCAACCGTCGCCCGGATTATCTGAAGGCGTTCGTCGAGAACCTGGTGAACTGGGAATACGTCGAGGGCCTGTTCTCGAAGGCGGCGTGA
- a CDS encoding MATE family efflux transporter, with protein MADLGQTEVAATQPEPPAAPATGRPQNYILEGPITSTLLRLATPNILAMGAGISVLIAETTYIGLLGIAPLAAIALMFPLIILMMTMSGGAMGGGVASAIARAMGAGDTHRASTLALHALTIGIAVGATFSVLLLVFGEQLLIWMGGRNDVLREAKAFSQIYFSGVVLIWVMNTLVAILRGTGNMALPSMIVFSSAACQIILGGTLSLGLFGVPQFGIRGIAVGQLSGVAIGVAVMGWYILSGRSRVSLRVPNFQFHREMFTDILKVGALACFYPVQSVLTAGVLTSMLAHFGPEVLAAYGIGARLEFFLTSIAFSCGVASVPMVGMAVGAGRIRRARRVAWTGAVISAVGVGALVAPLALFPDLWTGLFTENPTVRKAAGQYLLIAGPMFSLLGVGISLYFSSQGAAKVLGSVLAQSVRLAVVILGGLWLMKTDAGYIWFFVLAGAAMASFGLFTAATVRLTSWGTELRPTPQAS; from the coding sequence ATGGCCGATCTCGGACAGACGGAGGTTGCTGCGACTCAGCCTGAGCCGCCCGCGGCACCTGCCACCGGCCGGCCGCAGAACTACATCCTCGAAGGGCCGATCACGTCGACGCTGCTCCGTCTCGCGACACCGAACATCCTGGCGATGGGGGCCGGCATCAGCGTGCTGATCGCCGAAACCACCTATATCGGCCTGCTCGGCATCGCGCCGCTCGCCGCCATCGCGCTGATGTTTCCGCTGATCATCCTGATGATGACCATGTCCGGCGGGGCAATGGGCGGCGGCGTCGCCTCGGCGATCGCGCGCGCAATGGGCGCCGGCGACACCCATCGCGCCTCGACGCTGGCGCTGCACGCGCTGACCATCGGCATCGCCGTCGGCGCCACCTTCAGCGTGCTGCTCTTGGTGTTCGGCGAGCAACTGCTGATCTGGATGGGCGGCCGCAACGATGTGCTGCGCGAGGCGAAGGCGTTCTCGCAGATCTACTTTTCCGGTGTGGTGCTGATCTGGGTGATGAATACGCTGGTGGCGATCCTGCGCGGCACCGGCAACATGGCGCTGCCGTCGATGATCGTGTTCTCGTCGGCCGCCTGCCAGATCATTCTCGGCGGCACGCTAAGCCTCGGCCTGTTCGGCGTGCCGCAATTCGGCATCCGCGGCATCGCCGTCGGCCAGCTCTCCGGCGTCGCCATCGGTGTCGCGGTGATGGGCTGGTACATTCTCTCCGGCCGCAGCCGCGTCTCGCTGCGCGTGCCCAATTTTCAGTTTCATCGCGAGATGTTCACCGACATCCTCAAGGTCGGCGCCCTCGCCTGCTTCTATCCGGTGCAGTCGGTGCTGACCGCCGGTGTGCTGACCTCGATGCTCGCGCATTTCGGCCCCGAAGTGCTGGCGGCCTACGGCATCGGCGCGCGGCTGGAATTCTTCCTCACCTCGATCGCGTTCTCCTGCGGCGTCGCCTCGGTGCCGATGGTCGGCATGGCGGTGGGCGCCGGACGGATTCGCCGCGCCCGCCGGGTCGCCTGGACCGGCGCCGTGATCTCCGCTGTCGGCGTCGGCGCGCTGGTCGCCCCGCTGGCGCTGTTCCCGGATCTATGGACCGGCCTGTTCACCGAAAACCCGACCGTGCGCAAGGCGGCCGGCCAATACCTGCTGATCGCCGGCCCGATGTTCTCGCTGCTCGGCGTCGGCATCTCGCTCTACTTCTCCTCGCAGGGCGCGGCGAAGGTGCTGGGCTCGGTGCTGGCGCAGTCGGTGCGGCTCGCGGTGGTGATCCTCGGCGGACTGTGGCTGATGAAGACCGACGCGGGCTACATCTGGTTCTTCGTGCTGGCGGGTGCGGCGATGGCTTCGTTCGGACTGTTCACCGCCGCAACCGTCCGCCTCACCTCCTGGGGCACCGAATTGCGGCCCACCCCTCAAGCCTCATGA
- a CDS encoding metal ABC transporter permease produces MLYDVLIGPFVEFEFMRRALAGMLTLALGGAPIGVFLMLRRMSLVGDAMAHAILPGAAIGFLLSGLNLIAMTVGGLIAGFTVALLAGLVARVTELKEDASLAAFYLFSLALGVAIVSIRGTNIDLLHVLFGNVLALDDQTLLAIAINATVTLVVLALIWRPLVMECVDPLFLRSVSRAGAPAHLAFLALVVINLVNGFHALGTLLAVGLMVLPAGIARFWARDLSMMIVIAVASAIVSGYAGLVLSFFTKVPPGPAIILVTALVYLVSLLFGPVSGLLRQLFPGRHLEA; encoded by the coding sequence ATGCTGTACGACGTCCTGATCGGTCCCTTCGTCGAGTTCGAGTTCATGCGCCGGGCGCTGGCCGGCATGCTGACGCTGGCGCTGGGCGGCGCGCCGATCGGCGTATTCCTGATGCTTCGGCGGATGAGCCTGGTCGGCGATGCGATGGCCCATGCGATCCTGCCGGGGGCTGCGATCGGCTTCCTGCTGTCGGGGCTCAACCTGATCGCGATGACTGTCGGCGGGCTGATCGCGGGCTTCACGGTGGCGTTGCTGGCGGGCCTCGTCGCCCGCGTCACCGAATTGAAGGAAGACGCGTCGCTCGCGGCGTTCTATCTGTTCTCGCTCGCGCTCGGCGTTGCCATCGTCTCGATTCGCGGCACCAACATCGATCTGCTGCACGTTCTGTTCGGCAACGTGCTGGCGCTGGACGACCAGACGCTGCTCGCCATCGCCATCAATGCCACGGTGACGCTGGTCGTTCTGGCGCTGATCTGGCGGCCGCTGGTGATGGAGTGCGTCGATCCCCTGTTCCTGCGCTCGGTCAGCCGCGCCGGGGCGCCGGCGCATCTCGCCTTTCTCGCGCTGGTGGTGATCAACCTCGTCAACGGCTTCCACGCGCTCGGCACGCTGCTCGCGGTCGGGCTGATGGTGCTGCCCGCGGGCATCGCCCGCTTCTGGGCGCGCGATCTGTCGATGATGATCGTGATCGCGGTCGCGTCCGCGATCGTCTCCGGTTATGCCGGGCTGGTGCTGTCGTTCTTTACCAAGGTGCCGCCGGGACCGGCGATTATTCTCGTCACGGCGCTGGTCTATCTTGTGTCGCTGCTGTTCGGCCCGGTCAGCGGCCTGTTGCGGCAGCTGTTTCCGGGGCGCCATCTCGAAGCATGA
- a CDS encoding GTP-binding protein — MSDAKSATSEKIPVTVLTGYLGAGKTTLLNRILSEQHGKKYAVIVNEFGEIGIDNDLVIGADEEVFEMNNGCICCTVRGDLVRILDGLMKRKGKFDAIIVETTGLADPAPVAQTFFVDEDVQSNARLDAVVTVADAKWLSERLKDAPEAKNQIAFADVIVLNKTDLVSKPELAEVEARIRAINPYAKLHRTERCQVKLEDVLERGAFDLDRILEIEPEFLEAGDDHDHDHHHHDHGHDHHHHHDHAHGGLKHYHDEDMQSISIRTAKPLDPDKFMPWLQTLVQRDGQKILRSKGILAFKDDDDRYVFQGVHMMLEGDHQRKWKDGEPRESRVVFIGRELPEQAIRDGFESCIAS, encoded by the coding sequence ATGTCCGATGCGAAATCCGCGACCTCCGAGAAAATCCCCGTCACCGTGCTCACCGGCTATCTCGGCGCCGGCAAGACCACGCTGTTGAACCGCATCCTGTCGGAACAGCACGGCAAGAAGTACGCGGTGATCGTCAACGAGTTCGGCGAGATCGGCATCGACAACGACCTCGTGATCGGTGCCGACGAGGAAGTGTTCGAGATGAACAACGGCTGCATCTGCTGCACCGTGCGCGGCGATCTGGTGCGCATCCTCGACGGGCTGATGAAGCGCAAGGGCAAGTTCGACGCGATCATCGTCGAGACCACCGGGCTTGCCGATCCGGCGCCGGTGGCGCAGACCTTCTTCGTCGACGAGGATGTGCAGAGCAATGCCCGGCTCGACGCGGTGGTGACGGTGGCCGACGCGAAGTGGCTGAGCGAGCGGCTGAAGGATGCGCCGGAGGCGAAGAACCAGATCGCGTTCGCCGACGTGATCGTGCTGAACAAGACCGACCTCGTCTCGAAGCCGGAACTCGCCGAGGTCGAGGCGCGGATCCGCGCCATCAATCCCTACGCCAAGCTGCATCGCACCGAACGCTGCCAGGTCAAGCTGGAGGACGTGCTGGAGCGCGGCGCGTTCGATCTCGACCGGATTCTGGAAATCGAGCCCGAGTTCCTCGAAGCTGGCGACGACCACGATCACGATCATCACCATCATGATCATGGCCACGATCATCACCACCATCACGATCATGCGCATGGCGGGCTGAAGCATTATCACGACGAGGATATGCAATCGATTTCGATCCGCACTGCCAAGCCGCTCGATCCGGACAAGTTCATGCCCTGGCTGCAGACGCTGGTGCAGCGCGACGGCCAGAAGATTCTCCGCTCCAAGGGCATCCTCGCCTTCAAGGACGATGACGACCGCTACGTCTTCCAGGGCGTGCACATGATGCTGGAAGGCGATCATCAGCGGAAATGGAAGGACGGCGAGCCGCGCGAGAGCCGCGTCGTCTTCATCGGTCGCGAGTTGCCGGAACAGGCGATCCGCGACGGCTTCGAGAGCTGCATCGCATCGTGA
- a CDS encoding GNAT family N-acetyltransferase: protein MRDDAPPHDVVCHVGLFERQALWNDRPVTLGGIGGVATRPDRQRSGLASAAMKQATACFAREGKDFAVLFCEPHNHAFYRNLGWHEFGGAVFCEQPQGRIRFAVMATFVYGLQLAPRDGTIDLRGLPW from the coding sequence ATCCGGGACGATGCTCCGCCGCATGACGTGGTGTGTCATGTCGGTCTGTTCGAACGTCAGGCGCTGTGGAATGACAGGCCGGTGACGCTCGGCGGCATCGGCGGCGTCGCCACCCGGCCGGACCGGCAGAGATCGGGCCTCGCATCGGCGGCCATGAAGCAGGCGACCGCCTGCTTTGCGCGCGAGGGAAAGGATTTCGCCGTTCTGTTCTGCGAACCGCACAACCATGCCTTCTATCGCAACCTCGGCTGGCATGAATTCGGCGGCGCGGTGTTCTGCGAGCAGCCGCAGGGACGCATTCGCTTCGCGGTGATGGCGACTTTCGTCTATGGTCTGCAGCTTGCCCCGCGCGACGGCACAATCGACCTGCGCGGACTGCCATGGTGA
- a CDS encoding homospermidine synthase gives MTTSASQIHAKITGPIVMIGFGSIGKGTLPLIEKHFDYDKSRFVIVDPHEDGELAKKHGVRFIKQGVTKDNYRELLVPLLTQGGGQGFCVNLSVDTGSVDIMTLCREIGALYVDTVVEPWLGFYFDKNAGPEKRSNYALRETLLAAKHKSPGGPTAVSTCGANPGMVSWFVKQALINLAKDTGLSVNEPKSREGWGELAMKLGVKGIHIAERDTQRSKKPKPREVFVNTWSVEGFVSEGLQPAELGWGTHEKWMPENGREHDFGCKAAIYLLQPGANTRVRSWCPTPGPQYGFLVTHNESISIADYLTVHDGQRVVYRPTCHYAYHPANDAVLSLHEMFGAEGKMQPAWHILDENEIEDGIDELGVLLYGHAKNAYWYGSQLSIEETRRIAPYQNATGLQVSSAVLAGMVWALENPTAGIVEADELDFRRCLEIQSPYLGPVKGYYTDWTPLENRPGLFPEDIDTSDPWQFRNILVR, from the coding sequence ATGACCACGTCCGCCTCGCAGATCCATGCGAAAATTACCGGCCCCATCGTGATGATCGGCTTTGGTTCGATCGGCAAAGGCACCCTGCCGCTGATCGAAAAGCACTTCGACTACGACAAGTCGCGTTTTGTCATCGTCGATCCGCACGAAGACGGCGAGCTCGCCAAGAAGCATGGTGTGCGCTTCATCAAACAGGGCGTGACGAAGGACAATTATCGCGAGCTGCTGGTTCCGCTGCTCACGCAGGGCGGCGGCCAGGGCTTCTGCGTCAATCTCTCGGTCGATACCGGGTCGGTCGACATCATGACGCTGTGCCGCGAGATCGGCGCGCTCTACGTCGACACGGTGGTCGAGCCGTGGCTCGGCTTCTACTTCGACAAGAACGCAGGCCCCGAGAAGCGCTCCAACTACGCGCTGCGTGAGACGCTGCTCGCCGCCAAGCACAAGAGCCCGGGTGGCCCGACCGCGGTGTCCACCTGCGGCGCGAATCCCGGCATGGTGTCGTGGTTCGTCAAGCAGGCGCTGATCAATCTCGCGAAGGACACCGGCCTCAGCGTCAACGAGCCGAAGAGCCGCGAAGGCTGGGGCGAACTGGCGATGAAGCTCGGCGTCAAGGGCATCCACATCGCCGAGCGCGACACGCAGCGCTCGAAGAAGCCGAAGCCGCGCGAGGTCTTCGTCAACACCTGGTCGGTGGAGGGCTTCGTTTCGGAAGGCTTGCAGCCTGCCGAACTCGGCTGGGGCACGCACGAAAAATGGATGCCGGAGAACGGCCGCGAGCACGACTTCGGCTGCAAGGCCGCGATCTATCTGCTGCAGCCCGGCGCCAACACGCGCGTCCGCTCGTGGTGTCCAACGCCGGGGCCGCAATACGGCTTTCTCGTCACCCACAACGAGTCGATCTCGATCGCCGATTACCTGACGGTGCATGACGGCCAGCGCGTCGTCTATCGCCCGACCTGCCATTACGCCTATCATCCGGCCAACGACGCGGTGCTGTCGCTGCACGAGATGTTCGGCGCCGAAGGCAAGATGCAGCCCGCGTGGCACATCCTCGACGAGAACGAGATCGAGGACGGCATCGACGAGCTCGGCGTGCTGCTCTACGGCCATGCCAAGAACGCCTACTGGTACGGCTCGCAGCTCTCGATCGAAGAGACGCGCCGCATCGCGCCGTATCAGAACGCCACCGGCCTGCAGGTGTCCTCGGCGGTGCTCGCCGGCATGGTGTGGGCGCTGGAGAATCCGACCGCCGGCATCGTCGAGGCCGATGAGCTCGACTTCCGCCGCTGCCTGGAAATCCAGTCGCCGTATCTCGGTCCGGTGAAGGGCTACTACACCGACTGGACCCCGCTGGAAAATCGCCCCGGCCTGTTCCCGGAGGATATCGACACCAGCGATCCATGGCAGTTCAGGAACATCCTGGTGCGGTGA
- a CDS encoding metal ABC transporter substrate-binding protein: protein MIRRALLQACCLAVMAALGVKAAPAQETQDKLKVIASFSILADFARNVGGDRVEVSMLVGPGGDAHVYTPTPADARNVAASKLVIVNGLGFEGWLARLVKAAGNKAAVVVATKGITPRKAKADDHTHAHGHHHDDETDPHAWQSVPNAKIYVANIRDALIGADAAGAETYRANAERYLKALDDLEREVRQAVETIPADRRKLIATHDAFGYLADTYGIAFIAPQGVSTESEATAKDVARIVTQIKAQKIPAVFLENVSDPRLMRRIAQESGAKLGGTLFSDSLTNEKGDAATYIDMIRHNIRTLANALAG from the coding sequence ATGATCCGTCGTGCGTTGCTGCAAGCCTGCTGTCTCGCCGTGATGGCTGCGCTGGGTGTGAAAGCCGCGCCCGCGCAGGAGACGCAGGACAAGCTGAAGGTGATCGCCAGCTTCTCGATCCTGGCGGACTTCGCCAGGAACGTCGGCGGCGATCGCGTCGAGGTGTCGATGCTGGTGGGGCCCGGTGGCGATGCCCATGTCTACACGCCGACGCCGGCGGATGCGCGCAATGTGGCTGCGTCCAAGCTCGTCATCGTCAACGGGCTCGGCTTCGAGGGCTGGCTCGCGCGGCTGGTCAAGGCGGCTGGCAACAAGGCTGCGGTCGTCGTTGCGACCAAGGGCATCACGCCGCGCAAGGCCAAGGCCGACGACCATACCCATGCGCACGGGCATCACCACGACGACGAGACCGATCCGCATGCGTGGCAGTCGGTGCCCAATGCCAAGATCTACGTCGCCAACATCCGCGATGCGTTGATCGGTGCCGACGCGGCGGGGGCGGAGACCTATCGCGCCAACGCCGAACGCTACCTCAAGGCGCTCGACGACCTGGAACGCGAGGTGCGGCAGGCCGTCGAGACCATCCCGGCCGACCGGCGCAAGCTGATCGCCACCCACGACGCGTTCGGCTATCTGGCCGACACCTACGGCATCGCCTTCATCGCTCCGCAGGGCGTGTCCACGGAATCGGAGGCCACCGCGAAGGATGTCGCCCGCATCGTCACCCAGATCAAGGCGCAGAAGATTCCGGCCGTGTTTCTGGAAAATGTGAGCGATCCTCGGCTGATGCGGCGGATCGCGCAGGAATCCGGCGCCAAGCTCGGCGGCACGCTGTTCTCCGACAGCCTGACCAATGAAAAGGGCGATGCGGCCACTTACATTGACATGATCAGACACAATATAAGGACCCTGGCTAACGCGCTGGCGGGCTGA
- a CDS encoding WD40 repeat domain-containing protein, which yields MSAGFDSSGPQASVTSITDRARKIDLGGPVSAAYFLGQHAVFVGAEEQVALVGADDAVSRVAVGAGGILCSASDGKRTVLGCDDGKLVSVDAKGEVKVLATDAKRRWIDNVALHTDGTVAWSAGKTAFVQPPKGELRSHDVSSTVGGLAFAPKGFRLAIAHYNGVTLWFPNMAQAAPEFLEWKGSHLGVTFSPDGRFLVTTMHESALHGWRLADAKHMRMTGYPSRVRSMSWSVGGKGLATSGADCVIIWPFVAKDGPMGKEPGMLAPLPGKVTMVACHPKSDIMAAGYSDGTVMLVRLNDGAEILARAKDGAAVSALAWDAKGATLAFATEHGAAGLLTL from the coding sequence GTGAGCGCCGGTTTCGATTCCTCGGGCCCGCAGGCCTCCGTCACCTCGATCACCGATCGCGCCCGCAAGATCGATCTCGGCGGTCCGGTGTCGGCCGCCTACTTTCTCGGCCAGCATGCGGTGTTCGTCGGCGCGGAGGAGCAGGTCGCGCTGGTCGGAGCCGATGACGCGGTCTCTCGCGTCGCTGTGGGTGCTGGCGGCATCCTCTGCTCGGCGTCGGATGGCAAGCGTACCGTGCTCGGCTGCGACGACGGCAAGCTGGTGTCGGTTGATGCCAAGGGCGAGGTCAAGGTGCTCGCCACCGATGCGAAGCGGCGCTGGATCGATAACGTTGCGCTGCATACGGATGGCACGGTCGCCTGGTCCGCGGGCAAGACCGCGTTCGTGCAGCCGCCGAAGGGTGAATTACGCTCGCATGATGTGAGCTCGACCGTCGGCGGGTTGGCGTTCGCGCCGAAGGGCTTTCGCCTGGCGATCGCGCACTACAACGGCGTCACCCTGTGGTTCCCGAACATGGCGCAGGCGGCGCCGGAATTCCTGGAGTGGAAGGGCTCACATCTCGGCGTTACCTTCAGTCCGGATGGCCGCTTCCTCGTCACCACCATGCACGAGTCGGCGCTGCACGGATGGCGCCTGGCCGATGCCAAGCATATGCGCATGACCGGCTATCCGAGCCGCGTGCGTTCGATGTCGTGGAGCGTCGGCGGCAAGGGGCTTGCAACCTCGGGAGCGGACTGCGTCATCATCTGGCCTTTCGTCGCCAAGGACGGGCCAATGGGCAAGGAGCCCGGCATGCTGGCGCCGCTGCCCGGCAAGGTCACCATGGTCGCCTGTCATCCGAAGAGCGACATCATGGCGGCGGGCTATAGCGACGGCACGGTGATGCTGGTGCGCCTCAACGATGGTGCGGAGATTCTCGCGCGCGCCAAGGATGGCGCCGCGGTATCGGCGCTGGCGTGGGATGCCAAGGGTGCGACGCTTGCGTTCGCGACCGAACACGGCGCTGCCGGCCTGCTGACGCTCTGA
- a CDS encoding metal ABC transporter ATP-binding protein codes for MSMLAFRDVTLGYDRHPAVHHLSGDVQPGALVAVVGPNGAGKSTLFRGVVGMLKPLSGSIALGGLRPREVAYLPQIADIDRTFPIAVFDFVSMGLWRQTGLFGSIGRREHDRIEHALQMVGLTGFEARAIGTLSGGQMQRMLFARLLLQDARLIVLDEPFNAIDAKTSADLLALVQRWHGEGRTVLAALHDIDLVRASFPETLLLAREPVAWGNTAEVLTADNLAIARRMCEAFDEHAAACAADAPSPARAA; via the coding sequence ATGAGCATGCTCGCATTTCGCGACGTCACCCTCGGCTACGATCGGCATCCGGCCGTGCATCATCTCAGCGGCGACGTGCAGCCCGGTGCGCTGGTCGCCGTCGTCGGGCCGAACGGCGCCGGCAAATCCACCCTGTTCCGCGGCGTCGTCGGCATGCTGAAGCCGCTGTCGGGCAGCATCGCGCTCGGCGGCTTACGCCCGCGCGAGGTCGCCTACCTGCCGCAGATCGCCGACATCGACCGCACGTTTCCGATTGCGGTGTTCGATTTCGTCAGCATGGGCCTATGGCGCCAGACCGGCCTGTTCGGCAGCATCGGGCGGCGCGAGCACGACCGGATCGAGCATGCGCTGCAGATGGTGGGATTGACGGGATTCGAGGCGCGCGCCATCGGCACGCTGTCGGGCGGGCAGATGCAGCGCATGCTGTTCGCGCGGCTGCTCTTGCAGGATGCGCGGCTGATCGTCCTCGACGAGCCGTTCAACGCCATCGATGCGAAGACCTCCGCCGACCTGCTGGCGCTGGTGCAGCGCTGGCATGGCGAGGGCCGCACGGTGCTGGCGGCGCTGCACGACATCGACCTGGTGCGGGCGAGTTTTCCGGAGACGCTGCTGTTGGCGCGCGAGCCGGTGGCCTGGGGCAACACCGCCGAGGTGCTGACCGCAGACAATCTCGCGATCGCGCGGCGCATGTGCGAAGCATTCGACGAGCATGCGGCGGCGTGCGCGGCCGATGCGCCGTCACCGGCCCGGGCAGCCTGA
- the crcB gene encoding fluoride efflux transporter CrcB, whose product MNYLLVFLGGGIGSMLRHMVNVLCARAFGIGFPFGTLTVNITGSIVMGLFAGYFAFKGDAAQSWRLFLMTGILGGYTTFSAFSLDTMLLYERGELGLALGYVAVSVAVSVLGLFAGLMLMRQFA is encoded by the coding sequence ATGAACTATCTTCTGGTGTTTCTGGGCGGCGGCATCGGTTCGATGCTGCGCCACATGGTGAACGTGCTGTGTGCGCGCGCGTTCGGCATCGGCTTTCCGTTCGGCACGCTGACCGTGAACATCACCGGCTCGATCGTGATGGGGCTGTTCGCCGGCTACTTCGCCTTCAAGGGCGATGCGGCGCAGAGCTGGCGGCTGTTCCTGATGACCGGCATCCTCGGCGGCTACACCACCTTCTCCGCCTTCTCGCTGGACACCATGTTGCTGTATGAGCGCGGCGAGCTCGGCCTGGCGCTCGGCTATGTCGCGGTGTCGGTGGCGGTGTCCGTGCTCGGCCTGTTCGCGGGCCTGATGCTGATGCGCCAGTTCGCCTGA
- a CDS encoding MATE family efflux transporter, whose amino-acid sequence MANAHVARTTSPSEPPPPRAPLPNPLLDDPILPRLLKLAGPNVLALTAGIGVVVAETSYIGRLGTEPLAAMALVFPFVILTMTMSGGAVGGGVSSAVARALGADDDDRASALALHALLIAVCFGLTFTIVMQVFGRDLLALLGGRGRVLEEAVSYVRIFFAGVVIPWLMQTLSSILRGTGNMKLPSAMQLSSAAIQIVLGGSLALGLGPFPQLGMRGVATGTLIAFSVAVTSMALYLLSGRSRVKLRVKAFRFQREMFFDILKVGAVAMFSPLQVVLAATIFTHLLARFGTEVLAGYGIGTRLEFMLTSIAFAVGAASTPMVGMAIGAGNVTRARRVAWTAGLVSFIAVGSVGTFISIFPHLWVNLFTDDPGVRAASHRYLSIAGPMFAFIGLNMSLYFSSQGAAKIIGPVFSQTLRLAFIGLGGLWLATIDASPTTYFILTASSMVLLGGFCALVVWLTPWTPRHPPRKP is encoded by the coding sequence ATGGCAAACGCCCACGTTGCGCGCACCACAAGCCCGAGCGAACCGCCGCCGCCGCGCGCGCCGCTGCCCAATCCGCTGCTCGACGATCCGATCCTGCCGCGGCTGTTGAAGCTCGCGGGACCGAACGTGCTCGCCCTCACCGCCGGCATCGGCGTGGTGGTGGCGGAAACCTCCTACATCGGCCGGCTCGGCACCGAGCCGCTAGCGGCGATGGCGTTGGTGTTCCCGTTCGTCATCCTGACCATGACCATGTCCGGCGGCGCGGTCGGCGGCGGCGTGTCCTCGGCGGTCGCCCGTGCGCTCGGCGCCGATGACGATGACCGCGCGTCCGCGCTCGCGTTGCACGCGCTGCTCATCGCAGTCTGCTTCGGCCTGACCTTCACCATCGTCATGCAGGTGTTCGGGCGCGACCTGCTGGCGCTGCTCGGCGGCCGTGGCCGGGTGCTGGAAGAGGCGGTGAGCTATGTCCGCATCTTCTTCGCCGGCGTGGTGATCCCCTGGCTGATGCAGACGCTGTCGTCGATCCTGCGCGGCACCGGCAACATGAAGCTGCCGTCGGCGATGCAACTGAGTTCGGCGGCGATCCAGATCGTGCTCGGCGGCTCGCTCGCGCTCGGCCTCGGCCCGTTTCCGCAGCTCGGCATGCGCGGCGTCGCCACCGGAACGCTGATCGCGTTTTCCGTCGCCGTCACCAGCATGGCGCTCTATCTTTTGTCCGGCCGCAGCCGGGTGAAGCTGCGCGTCAAGGCGTTCCGCTTCCAGCGCGAGATGTTCTTCGACATCCTGAAAGTCGGTGCGGTGGCGATGTTCTCGCCGCTGCAGGTGGTGCTGGCCGCGACCATCTTCACCCACCTGCTGGCGCGCTTCGGCACCGAGGTCCTCGCCGGCTACGGCATCGGCACAAGGCTCGAATTCATGCTGACCTCGATCGCGTTTGCAGTCGGCGCGGCATCGACGCCGATGGTCGGCATGGCGATCGGCGCCGGCAACGTCACCCGTGCCCGCCGCGTCGCCTGGACCGCCGGTCTCGTTTCCTTCATCGCGGTCGGCTCGGTCGGCACCTTCATCTCGATCTTCCCGCATCTGTGGGTGAACCTGTTCACCGACGATCCTGGCGTGCGCGCGGCGAGCCATCGCTACCTGTCGATCGCGGGCCCGATGTTCGCCTTCATCGGCCTCAACATGTCGCTCTATTTCTCATCGCAAGGCGCGGCGAAGATCATCGGCCCGGTGTTCTCGCAGACGCTGCGGCTCGCCTTCATCGGCCTCGGCGGCCTGTGGCTCGCCACCATCGATGCATCGCCCACCACCTATTTCATCCTGACCGCGAGTTCGATGGTGCTGCTCGGCGGCTTCTGCGCGCTGGTGGTCTGGCTGACGCCGTGGACGCCACGGCACCCGCCGCGCAAGCCCTGA